CATCGAGGATTATCTGGCCGAGGTGCGCATCGAGGCCCATTCGCCGCTGATCGGCGCTACGGTGACCGATCTCGAGCAATTGTTCTCGGGCGGCGCCGTGACGGTGGCGGCCATCATCCGCGACCAGGGCCACCGCTATGTTCCCGGCGGGCATTGGGAGTTCTCGCAAAGCGACGTCCTGGTACTGGAAGGCGATCCCATGGCCTTGAAGCCGCTGCTGGATTCAGCCGGATTGGTGCTGATGGGCGGCGGCGGCCTGGGCGGCGAGGACACCACGGTGATGGAGGCGGTGGTGATGCCCAATTCCGCCTTGGTCGGCAGCACGGCGGCCAAAAGTGCCATGCGGCGGCGTTATGGCATCGCCCTGCTGGCCATCAGCCGGGGCGGACGCCACATGATCGAGCGGCTGCGCCAGACCGAGTTCATGGCGGGCGACGTGCTGGTGGTGGAAGGCAATGGCGAGGCCATGCCCGGCACATTGGCGCAACTGGGCTGTCTGCCCTTGGGGCAAAAGGCCATGCCCATTGCCCGCAAGCGGGCATGGCTGCCGGTGGGAATCGCCTTTGCCGCCATGATGTCGGTGGCCGTCGGCGTGATGCCGGTGGCGCCCGCCTTCTTTCTGGCGGCGGTGGCTATGGTCCTCTCGGGATGTCTGCCCCTGCGCGACGCTTACGAGGCCATTCACTGGCCTATCATCATCTTGCTGGGCGCTCTGATCCCCATCAGCGATTCCATGAAGAGTACGGGGGCGTCCGATCTGCTGGCCGGATGGCTGGCCCTGGCGGCGGCGCAGGTGCCGGTGCCCATGGCGCTGGGGCTGGTGCTGCTGGCCTCCATGCTGCTGGCGCCCTTTCTGCACCATGCGGCCACCGTGTTGCTCATGGGGCCGGTGGCGGCGGGGATGGCGGTCAAGATGGGCCTGGCCGTCGACCCCTTCCTGATGGCGGTGGCCCTGGGGGCGGCCAGCGACTTCCTCACCCCCATCGGGCATCAGTGCAACACGCTGGTGATGGGCGTGGGAGGCTATCGTTTCGGCGATTACTGGCGGCTGGGTTTGCCTCTCAGCGTCATCGTCTTAGTCTCGGGAACCTTGCTGATCCTGACCTTCTGGCCGATTTAATTTGACTTGTGCAGTGCGAAAGCGCAGGGTCCGCCGGTCCGGACGATTCGCGTCCGGCTTGCTCGCGGGCTGCGCGCAAACGGCTGGTCCCTTTGATGGATCGCCTTTCGCCCCGAGCCTTCTTTTCCTTGCCCATAGCTTCCTGGCCGCGCGTCCGGGAGGAGCCCGACGGAAAAGCCGCATCCCGCGTCCTTTCCGTCCCGCCGTCCGTCCCCGCCCAGTGTGGGTGCGCGGGATGACGGTTCGTTGATGAAAGAGACCTGATGACCGTTCTGTTTTCCGAACTCGGCCTGGCCGAACCCCTGTTGAAGGCGCTTGAGGCCGAAGGCTACACCACGCCGACCCCCATTCAGGAACAAAGCATTCCCCATCTGCTGCAGGGTAGCGACGTTCTGGGCCTGGCCCAGACCGGCACCGGCAAGACCGCCAGCTTCGCCCTGCCGCTGCTCCAGCGCCTGGACCAGTTCAAGAAGCGCGCCATGCCCAAGAGCTGCCGCATCCTGGTGCTCACCCCCACCCGCGAACTGGCGGTGCAGGTGGGTCAGAGCTTCAAGACCTATGGCTGCCATTACCGTCTGCGCCACGCTTTGGTGTTCGGCGGCGTCGGCATGGTGCCGCAGATCAAGACCATGGCGGGCGGCGTCGATGTGCTGGTGGCCACGCCCGGCCGACTGCTCGACCTGATCGACCAGGGCGCCATCCGCCTGGATTCGGTCGAGGCGCTGGTCCTCGACGAGGCCGACCGCATGCTCGACATGGGCTTCATCCAGCCCATCCGCAAGATCGTCGCCATGGTGCCCAAGCAGCGCCAGACCGTTCTGTTCTCGGCCACCATGCCCGATTCCATCGTCGGCCTGGCCAATTCCGTGCTGCACACGCCGGTGCGTGTCGAGGTGACCCCGGTCTCCTCCACCGTGGACAAGATCGACCAGAAGGTTCTGTTCGTCGACCGCGAGCATAAGCGCACCTTGCTGACCGATATCCTGGGCGGTGCCGATGTGGTCCGCGCCCTGGTCTTCACCCGCACCAAGCACGGCGCCAACCGCGTGGTCGAACTGCTGGAGAAGGCCGGTATCGATGCCGACGCCATCCACGGCAACAAGAGCCAGGGCGCCCGCCAGAAGGCTCTGTCCGACTTCCGCGACGGCAAGATCAAGGCGCTGGTCGCCACCGATATCGCGGCGCGCGGCATCGATGTGGACGGCATCACTCACGTGATCAATTTCGAGCTGCCCAACGAGCCGGAAAGCTATGTCCACCGCATCGGCCGCACCGCGCGCGCCGGGGCTTCGGGCATCGCGCTGTCTCTGTGCGACGGTGACGAGGTCGCTTATCTGCGCGACATCGAAAAGACCATCCGTCAGGCGATCCCCGTGGATTACGAGCAGCCCTACCATGCCGCCCATATCGCCACCCGTGGCCTGCCCGGCGGTCCTCGCGCCACCAAGCCGCCGCAGTCCCATCGCGGCGGCGGCGGCAAGAGCGGCCATCCCCAGCTGAGCCGTGGCGGCAATCCCCATGGCGAGCATGGAACTCACCCGGCCAAGGGCCGTGATGGCGCCAAGCACACCCATGCGGGCAAGCCGTCTTCGGGCAAGCCCTCCTCGGGCCGTCCGGCGGGCAAGCCCGGTGGCGCCCGTCCCCAGGGCGGCTTCAAGGGCATGCCTGGCGGTGGCCGTAGCGCCTCCGCTCGGGGATAGTTCTTATCCTGCATCGTCGTCCCGGCCTTGAGCCGGGACCCAGGAGTCGTGTCCCCTGGATCCCGGATAGCGCTTGCGCGCTTCCGGGATGACGAGGTGGGGAATCGCTATTCCAACACCATCTTCGCCAGACGCGGCGCGTTGACGCTGACCGGCAATTCGCCGCCTTGGATCTCGGCCAGGGTGAACCAGCCGACGGCCTCGGCATCGTCGGCGGCCACGGCTTCGCCCTCGGGCGCCAGACAGCGCACCACGTTCAAGACGTAGTGATAGCGGATGCGGCCCTCATGGTCGGGGCTGATGACTTCGAACACATCGACGACGCCCTGGGCCTCGGCCGCCAGTCCGGTTTCCTCCGCCAGTTCGCGCAGCGCGGCGGCGGCCAGGGTTTCGCCCACCTCCACCAATCCGCCGGGAAAGCCCCATTTGCCGCGATCGGGCTCCTTGGCCCGCTTGACCATCAGCAGGCGGCCCTGGCGTTCCACCAGGGCCAGGACGCCGGGCAGGGGGTGGATGGGGTATTCTCGCGGCATGAAACCTCTCTTTTTGTCATGGCCGACTGGCGTCCATGTCACGACCGGACGGCTTGCCACCGATGTAAGGCGGTCCTAGTATGAACGCCTTGAATGTTTGTTGTGGTCAAGTGGGCCGACGGGGTTTTCATGGGGTTGGCCATCTTGCGGTCACCGGGCCTTACAGCCGGTATGATTTCCAAGCCGCGCGAGCGCATCGCCGTGCGGATGGGATTGCTTTTTGCCGCGCTGGCCGCCTGTCTCGCCGCCATCATGGCCCTCGCCGTATGGAGCCTGTGGCCTGACGGGGGCGACCGCAGCATTGGCTGGCTTCTTGCCGGTCTGGTGCCGCTGCTCGTCGGCCTGTCCTTCGGGCTCGGCATGGCCATCGGTCAGGGGGTGGATCGCCGTCTGGCCCGCCTCGACGGCCCGCGGCCTGCGGGTGGCGGTGAGTGGTGGAACGATCCTCTCGGGCTTGATGGCGCCCTTGCCGATCTGCTGGGGCAGTTTCAAAGCACTGTGCGTGAGGTGGAGCAGCGCGGCCGGTCCCTGATCGCCGATGTGGAACGCGTGGCCCAGTTGGGGTTGGCAGAGCGCGACCTGACCACGGATACCGGCATTTGGTCCGACGAATTCCACGCCATTCTCGGCCTGACGCCGGGCGGCTGCGTGCCCAGTCATGCGGCCTTTCTCGAAGTGGTTCACCCCGGAGACCGCGCCGAGGTCGATGAGATCTTGCGGGCGGTCTGCGCCGAGGGCGGGCGGCGCGAGGCCGATTTCCGCATCCTGCGTTCCGATGGCGAGATTCGCATGCTGCACGGCAGCATGATGGTGTCCTGCGATGCGGCGGGACGGCCTGTGAGGGCGGATTCCACCATCCAGGACATCACCGAGCGCAAGCATCTGGAAAACGAGCTGGACGGGCTGATCCGCGAACTCTGGCGATCCAACGAGGAGTTGGAGCAGTTCGCCTATGTGGCCTCCCATGATTTGCGCCAGCCCCTGCGTGTTGTGGGCAGCTATGTCTCGCTGCTGGAAGAGGAACTGGTGGGCAGCCTGGGCGGCGAGTCCCTGGAATATATGGGCTTCGTCCGCGACGGCGTGCGGCGCATGGACCGGCTGATCACCGATCTTCTGGCCTATTCGCGGGTGGGGCGCGTGGGCGGAGACGCTCCTTTTCCCGTGGCGGAGGCGGTGGAATCCGCCCTTTCAGACCTCCAGATCGAAATCGAGGATTCCGGCGCCGTGGTCAGCGTGACCTCAACCCTGCCCACCCTTTACGGGGACCGGGGCGAGATGGAGAGGCTGTTTGGCAATCTCATCGGCAATGCCCTGAAATACCGCCGTCCCGACGAGGCCCCCCGTGTCTCGGTGGAATGCGAGGATTTGGGAGGCGAGTGGCTGTTTCGGGTTCGCGACAATGGCATCGGTATTCCGCCCGAACATGCCGAGCGGGTGTTCGGCATCTTTCAGCGCCTGCATGCCCGCGATGAATACGAGGGAACCGGAGTCGGTCTGGCCATCGTGAAGAAGATCGTCGATCGCCATGGCGGCAGTGCCCGGGTGGAGCCCCAGGATGGCCCCGGAACCGTTTTGGCTTTCAACTGGCCCAAGGGGCCGCGCCAGGGCGAGGCCGAAGGCTGAGACTTGCGCCAAGGGTTGAATTAAGACAGGCTTTGTCGCGGGGTTTTATCATTAGGGCGGTGACGTGGCGTCCAAGGAAATTCACGACATCTTGCTGGTGGAAGACGATCTGGGCGATGCGGGTCTGGTCCGCATAGCGCTCCGGCGTTCGCGCCATGTCTGCCGCCTCCATCACGTCAAGGATGGCGGCGAGGCCATGGAATTCCTGCGCCAGGGCAAGGGACACGCTCAGGCGCCGCGCCCCGACTTGATTCTGCTCGATCTCAACCTGCCCGGACGCAATGGCCACGAAATCCTCGAAGATATCCGGGCCGATACCGCCTTGTGTTCCATTCCCGTGGTGATGCTCTCCACTTCGGGGGCGGAACGCGACGTCAGGAAGGCCTACGCCCTTGGCGCCAGCAGTTATGTGTCCAAGCCGATGGATGTTGAGGCCTTTACCGCCGCCATCCATTCCATCGAGGATTTCTGGTTCGGCACGGCGCAACTGCCGCCATGAGTGTCGTTCCCATCCGGGTCCTGCTGCTCGAGGACGATCCGGCCGACGCCCGTCTGGTCGGCCAGATGCTGCGCCGGGTCAAGACCACACCCTTCGAAGTGACGGTGGCCGGACGGCTGGCCCAGGCGCTGGAGCGCCTGTCGGACGAGACTCAGCATTTCGACGTGGTTCTGGCCGATCTGGGCGTTCCCGATTCTTCCGGTATCGGCACCCTGAATGCGCTTACCCAAGCGGCGCCCCGTCTGCCGGTGGTGGTGCTGACCGGCAATGACGACGATACGATCGCGCTGGAGGCCTTGAAGCGCGGCGCCCAGGACTATCTGGTCAAGGGTCTGGGCGATGCCTTCATCCTGTCGCGGGTGGTGCGCTATGCCATCGAGCGCAAGATGGGCGAGGAGGTGCTGCGCGAGGCCCGCGACAGCGCCGAACAGGCGGCGCGCGCCAAATCGGTGTTCCTGGCCATGATGGGTCACGAGATCCGCACGCCCCTGAACGGGGTTTTGGGCATGGCGCGACTGCTGCTGGAGACGGATCTGGACCCGCGGCAGAAATCGTTCACCGAAACCCTGGTGTCGTCGGGGGAATTGCTGCTGGGTCTGGTCAACGACATCCTGGACTTTTCGCGTCTGGACGCGGAAGGCATGACTTTGGCGGTCGAGCCCTTCGATGTGCTTGATACCGTCGAGGAGGTTCGCCTCGTTCTCACCTCGCGCGTGGCCGAAAAGGATCTGACGCTTACCACCCGTTTCGGAACAGGAGTCCGCCGTGTGGTGGCGGGCGACCGGCTGCGCCTGCGGCAGATCCTGTTCAATCTGGTGGGCAATGCCATCAAGTTCACCGACCACGGAGGAATCGAGATCTCCGTCGAGCCCCTGGCCGTCGAGCGGGGGCAGGTTCTGCGCTTCCTGATCAAGGATACCGGCATCGGCATCGGGCCGGAAATCGGGGCCCGTCTCTTTACCGAGTTCTGGCAAGGCGACAGCGGCGCGGCGCGGCGCTTCGACGGTGCCGGTCTGGGGCTGGCCATCTGCAAGCGCCTGACCGATCTCATGGGTGGTGAGATCGGCTATGACAGCCTGCCGGGCCAGGGAACCACCTTTCGCGTCGACCTTCCGTTGCCGCCTTCCGAAGCGCCTTCGGCGGAACCGGGTAAGGGGGTGGAACGGCCCTGCCGCGTCCTGCTGGTGGACGACAACGAGGTCAATCGCGAGGTGGCGGCAGGATTGCTGGAACGGCGCGGCCATCAGGTGGTCTGCGCGCGAGACGGCCTGGAAGGGGTGGCGGCGGCGGCCCGGGGCGGATTCGACCTGATCTTGCTGGATATGCGCATGCCGGGCATGGACGGCATCGAGACCGCGCGGGCCATTCGCGCCCTGCCTGGCGCGGCGGCCAAGGTGCCCATTTACCTGCTGACCGCCAATCCGGTGAAAGAGGACGAAGCCCGCTGGCGCGAGGCTGGCATTCTCGGCTGCCTCGCCAAGCCGTTCCGGTTCGAACATATCGGCCGGTTGCTGGCAGGGCTTGGAGAAGAGAACCGCCCGCCAGCCTCTCCCGATCCCGATCTGGTGGAGGTGGCGGGACTGCTGTCCGACTTGGGCGATCTGGGGCGTGACCGCATGGTTGGGCTGGTGGAATTGTTCCGCTCGTCGTCTTCGGCCGATCTGGCGGCGCTTCGGACCCATGCCAAGGCCGGGCGGCTGGCTGAGGCGGGGCAATTGGCGCACCGCATGGCCAGCGCCGCATCCAGCCTTCATCTGGGGCCTCTGGCCGCCAAATGCCGGGCGGTGGAGGATGCGACACGGGCCGATGATCCAAGAACCGATGCCCAGGCCGAGGAATTGGCCGATCTGTGGACGCGATCCCTGGCGGCGGTGGGACGGGTTCTGGATCTTTAGGCCATTGACTATATGCCCAAGGTATGTAACTCTCAGGCATGTGACTTGGGCTTCCGCTCTCGGCGGGCCCCTATGCAGCATCAGACCTTCGTGAAGAAGGCGTAACGCAGACTGTCGCGGATGAAGAAATCGCATCCGCGGCATTCTTTTTTTTCGGGCCGCACATCGGCGACGGCGCAGGCCCGGCCGGTCCAATAGCTGCAATCGCGGCATTCGCGCCGCTGGGGCTTTTCTCCCGACATGCCGGTCTCCTGTCCTGTGGCGGTCGGAGAATAGCGCCGGATGGCGACGGTAGCGTGACGGCCTCGTGACCGTTTCGCGATGGGATATCGCAGTGATTACGGTTTGGCCGCGGCTTCCAGTTCGAACACCACAGCAACCTGCAGCGCCACCATGTCGCCAGACTTCCACTCGCCTTGGCCCACTCCGAAATCGGTGCGGATCAGGTCAAGGCGTCCCTTGGCGTGAGCCAGGCCCCCCTTGATGTCGAGGGAGAAGGGGAGGGTCACGCTTTTGCCCATGCCCCGGATGGTCAGGGTGCCGGGCGCCTCGAAGGCGTTGGCCCCCTTGGGCTTGAAGCCGGAAGCCTCGAAGCGGGCCTTGGGGAAGGTCTTGGCGTCGAACCAGTCGGCTCCGGGCAGCGACTGGTCCTTCTGGGCGTCGCCGGTCTGGGCGCTGGACATGTCGATCTCGACGGCGACCTTGGCGCTGGCCGGATTGGCCGGATCGAAGTCGATCTTGGCGCTCCAGCGGGTGAACTTGCCCTCGAAGGGGCTGCCGCCCTGGCTGCCGATGAAGCCGAGACGGCTTTTGCCGGTGTCGACGTTCCATTCGGCGGCGGCGGCACAATTGCTCCACAAGGCGGCGGCCATCAGGCAGACGCAGGCGTATCGTTTCATTTTTCTCTCCCAAAACGGGGCAGCATGCGGGCGAGAACCTGATCGCGCAGCACGAAATGATGGCGCAAGGCGGCGGTCACATGGCCCACCAGGGTGGCGATCAGGACCCAGGCGCCGACCAGATGGGTTCCCTTGGCCAAGGTGTTGAGATCGCGCGGCAGGGGCAGATGGGGCAGTCCCACCATGCCGAAGATCACGGTGGGAATGTTGTAGGGCGAGGTGGACACAACCACCCAGCCCGCCAGGGGCAGGCCCAGCATCAGACCATAGAGCGCCCAATGCCCGGCATGGGCCACCAGACGCTCGGCCTTTCCCATCGTGTCGGGCAAGGGCGGCGGGCGATGGCCCAGGCGCCAGCCCAGGCGCAGCACCGCCAGACCGAAGACCAGCACGCCCACCGATTTGTGCAGTTGGTAGAGCTTGAATTGCTCGGGCGAGCCCGGCCTTTGCCCAATCATGACAAAGCCAAGGACGAGAAGGACGATGATGGCCGCCGCCATGAGCCAGTGCAGGCCCATGGCGACACCGTCATAGCGGTCGCGCGACGTCACGGCGAAACCACGCCTACTGCCGGATGAATTCGGCACTGATGGTCAGCGTCACCTCGTCGCCCACATTGGGGGCGTAGCGGCCGACGCCGAAATCACTGCGCTTGATCAGACCTTTGGCGCTGAAGCCCACCACGTATTTCTGATTCATGGGATGCACACCACCGGCATTGAAGGTGGTGTCGAGAACCACCGGGCGGGTGATTCCGTGCACGGTCAGATTGCCGGTGATCTTGCCGGTGGTGGGGCCGGTCACTTCCACCGAGGTGCTTTTGAACGTAGCGGTGGGGAAGGTGGCCACATCGAAGAAATCGGGCGACTTCAGATGGGTTTCGAATTTCGGAACATTGGCGTGGATGCCGTCCATGTTGATGGTCACATCGACGGCGCTGTGGGCCGGAGTCTTGGGGTCGAAATTCAGCTTGGCGTCGAAATCGGTGAACTGGCCATAGGAGGTGGACAGGCCAAAATGGGAAAACGAGAAAATGATCTTGGCGTGGCTCTTGTCGACCATGAACTGGCCGCCCTCGAGCTTGGCCGGATCGGAGCTGATTTCAGCCCTGGCAGGGGCGGCAATGGCGATGGCGGCGGCAAACAGAACAGCGGTTGCGAGCTTCATGGGAGACCTCGTCGATGGAGTCAAAGGGACAGAGCAGGAAGACAGGGGCGGCCGTACCGCAGGTCTTGCATATGGTGCGGTCTCCGACCGGCTGCCAGATGCCGAAATTCGGGTGTCGCGCGAAACGAAGCTCAGTCTATCCCCAGTGGCCGAGGCGACAATCCCCGGAGTCTTCAACAGATTGTTTCCTGGCAACGGACAGTGCCGTTACGCGGTGACGGCGCTTGACGCATACCGCCCCGAGGCTCCCTAATTCGGGCCGGGCGAGTTCCCGCCAGTCATCGTTTTTCCGAGGCCATCGTGCTGTCGACACCCATCTCCAGCGATCTCTATCAGACTCTGCTCTCGACCATGGCCGAAGGGGTGATCGTCCAGGATTCAGGCCATCGCATCGTCTATGCCAACGCCGCCGCTTCGGCCATTCTTGGCCAAAGCCCGGAAGATCTGATCGGCAAGACCTGCAATGTGGAGGATTGGGACGCCACCCATTCCGACGGCACGCTTTTGCTCGGCGAGGATCACCCGGCCGCCGTAGCGCTGCGGACCCGCAAGCCCGCGGGCCCCATGGTGATGGGCATCCTCCGGCGAGGCGAACGGGTATGGCTGCGGCTGCAGGCCCAACCCATTGCCATGGAGCCGGGGCATTTCGATGCGGCGCTGGTCACTTTCACCGAGATTTCCGACCTGATCGACTCCAAGGTCCGCCTGGAGGAGGCGTTATGGAGCCTGGAGCAGGCCCATGCCGCCCGACGATCCCTCAACGAACGCCTGGCGGAATTCCTGGGACGTCAGTTGGACGTATCGCTGGAAAGCCAGGCCGAGACCGAGCAGCGGTTTCGTCTGGCCATGGAACTGGGCACCTCGGTGGCCTTCACCCTGGATCTGGACCTGCGCTATACCTGGGCTCATTCCTGTCAGATTGGCTTTGGCGATGCGGATCTGATCGGCAAGACCGAATACGAGATCTTCTCGCGGGAAACAGCCGACATGCTGTGCGCCATCTATCGCAGCGTGATCGAGACCGGTGTCTCGGTACGGCGCGACGTGCAGGTGCAAAGCCTGGGCATGAGCAGGCTGCAATATTTCGACCTCATCGTCCGGCGGCTCTATGACGCGCGGGGCGAAACCGTAGGGCTGATCTGCGCCGCCATCGACATCACCGAGCGTAAGCAGACCGAGATGGAACTGCGTCTGGCCAAGGAAATCGCGGAAAAGGCCTCGGCCTCCAAATCGCGCTTCCTGGCCGCCGCCAGTCACGACCTCAGCCAGCCCATGCAGGCCTTGCAGATGTACTGCGCCATCCTGGCCGACCGTCAACCGGAACCGGGCATCAAGGCCAAGCAATGCGCCAATCAGCTCTCGCGACAGCTCAAGGCATTGCTCAGCATGTCGCGCCTGGATACCGGGGGAATGACCGTGACCCGCGGGCGCATCAATCTGGGAGAACTGCTCGACCAGGTGGCGGCGGCCAGCCGTCCCACCGCCGAGGAAAAGGGACTGAAGCTTCGCGTGATCAAAACCGCGCTGGTTTGCGAAAGCGATGCTACCTTGCTGGAGCGCCTGTTGGGCAATCTGGTGTCCAATGCCGTGCGCTATACCGAAAAGGGCGGAGTCGTGGTGGGGTGCCGCCGTCATAAGGGCCGCATCCGCATCGAGGTCTGGGACAGCGGGATCGGCATTGCCGAGGAAAACCTGCCCCTTATCTTCGAGGAACTCTACCAGTTGAACAACCCGACCCGCCGTGCCGATGAAGGGTTGGGTCTTGGCCTGGCCATCGTCGATAGAATTGCCGGAATTCTGGGGGTTACCGTCACCGTCCGCTCCGTCTTCGGACGGGGCTCGGTGTTTACCGCCCAATTGCCGCCGTCACATGGTGTTTGACCTCCTCGCAGCAGTGGATATTATGCGCGCCGGGAGCGGCTTGATCACCCGGGCCGGGATTCCACGGGTTGGAGGTTTTGTACTATGAGGCGTCGTCTGCTTTCCGTGGCGGCGGCCATGACCGTTTCGATGGTCTCGGCCTGCGCCACGCTGCCCGAGGATCCCGAGGAGCGCGCCGAGGCGCTGGCCGTCAACGATCCCGTCGAGCCCGCCAATCGGGCCATCTACGACGTCAACATGTTCTTCGACTCCAATCTGGCTGAACCGGTGGCCCAGACCTATCGGGACGTAGCGCCGGATTGGCTGCGCCAGGCGATCCATAATCTTCTGGCCAATATGCAAGAGCCCTACACCGCCGGTAACGATCTGCTGCAAGGCAATCCGGCGGCGGCTGCGGATGCGCTGGGCCGATTCTTCATCAATTCCACCTTCGGCTTGCTGGGGACCCAGGACGTGGTCGCCGAGAGTGGCGGGGCCAGGCGTCACTCCACCGATCTGGGCATCACCTTGGCTGTCTGGGGGGTCGATGAAGGCCCCTATCTGATGCTGCCGTTCTTTGGGCCCTCCAATTTGCGCGATGGCTCGGCCCGCGTGGCCGATTATTTCGCCGACCCCATGGGCCGGGTCTTCTCGGGCCGGGGCCTGGGGGTGATCAACGACGTCAATACCGGTGTCGATGTTCTCGACACCAGGACCGAGCATCTTGATACCTTGAAGGAAATCAAGCGCACCTCCATCGACGAGTATGCCGCCATCCGCAGCCTCTACCGTCAGTTCCGAACCGGCGCCGTCAATGCGTCGCTCAACGGTCAGAAGGATACCCGCGCTCCGGTTCCGGGACAGGCCGCGACGGCGCCCACCCCGGCAGCTACCACGACTGACGCCGCCCCCGCCGCAGCGGCCGAAGGGCAGGCTGGCATCGCGCCGAAGGCCGACACGGTCAAGCCCAGCGCCGTGGAGTTCGTCGAGCCCAAGAAATAAGGGCGGCTTGCCGGTCTTTGGAAAAATGTGGGGGCTGACCGCGAGGTCAGCCCCCATTCCAATTGAGGCTAGGCTTGGATCAGGAATTGTCCTCGGTGCCAAACCAGCGGACCTGCATGTCGCCATAGGTGCCGTCTTCCCTCAGGCGCAGCAGTTCCTCGTTGACCCGCTTGCGCAGCGTGCTGTTCTGCTTGAAGGCGATGCCGTATTTTTCCTCGCGGAAGGTGGGACCCGCCAGTTTCATGCGGCCGCGGCCATCGTGAGAGGCGAAATAGCGCAGAACGGGGCTGTCATAGACCACCGCCGACGTCTTTCCCGATTCGGTCGAAGCGATGGCTTCCGCCACCGTGGGGAAGACCAGGGTATCGACCCGCAGGGTCGCCAGATACTTGGCGGCCGTGCTGCCTTCCACCGAGGCGACGGTCTTGCCGATGAGGTCCGAGGGTGACGAGATGCCGCTCTTCAACTGCTGAACCGTCAGCATGGAGGTGGCATAGGCGGTGAAGTAGGCGACGAAGACCAGACCCACATAGATCCCGATCACGGCCACCACACGGCTGGCCCGCCGCGTGGGCATGGGATCGGCCTGGCCGCCCATCAGGGTCGCCACCCAATAGGCGGCGAGAACGATTCCGGGATAGTACGAGCGGTGCACGGGCAGGTCGCTTTCGCCCCGGCGTTCGATGAACCAGATGAGATGGGCGGGGATCATCACCAGGATAAAGCCCAATCCCATGGCTGGCAGCAATTGCGTCGACCACTGGATCACGATGTCCATGAAGGACTGATGCTGCGCTCCGACCTGGACCAGAATGGCCAGGCCGGAATCGTACATGGGATGGGAAAAGTCGAACTGCGCCTCGCGCTGGGCGGTGATGGAAATGGCCGAGATGGCCAGATCGGCCTTTCCGTCCCTCACCG
The nucleotide sequence above comes from Paramagnetospirillum magnetotacticum MS-1. Encoded proteins:
- a CDS encoding transporter substrate-binding domain-containing protein; amino-acid sequence: MSRFFAILAVLAAVLVAALPLADAWAADGDASVPKTGEVVRVATRVLPPFVMDERGKLNGFSIELWERIAERIGVTTEYVVRPNVTELLSTVRDGKADLAISAISITAQREAQFDFSHPMYDSGLAILVQVGAQHQSFMDIVIQWSTQLLPAMGLGFILVMIPAHLIWFIERRGESDLPVHRSYYPGIVLAAYWVATLMGGQADPMPTRRASRVVAVIGIYVGLVFVAYFTAYATSMLTVQQLKSGISSPSDLIGKTVASVEGSTAAKYLATLRVDTLVFPTVAEAIASTESGKTSAVVYDSPVLRYFASHDGRGRMKLAGPTFREEKYGIAFKQNSTLRKRVNEELLRLREDGTYGDMQVRWFGTEDNS
- a CDS encoding MlaA family lipoprotein, producing MRRRLLSVAAAMTVSMVSACATLPEDPEERAEALAVNDPVEPANRAIYDVNMFFDSNLAEPVAQTYRDVAPDWLRQAIHNLLANMQEPYTAGNDLLQGNPAAAADALGRFFINSTFGLLGTQDVVAESGGARRHSTDLGITLAVWGVDEGPYLMLPFFGPSNLRDGSARVADYFADPMGRVFSGRGLGVINDVNTGVDVLDTRTEHLDTLKEIKRTSIDEYAAIRSLYRQFRTGAVNASLNGQKDTRAPVPGQAATAPTPAATTTDAAPAAAAEGQAGIAPKADTVKPSAVEFVEPKK
- a CDS encoding YceI family protein, with protein sequence MKLATAVLFAAAIAIAAPARAEISSDPAKLEGGQFMVDKSHAKIIFSFSHFGLSTSYGQFTDFDAKLNFDPKTPAHSAVDVTINMDGIHANVPKFETHLKSPDFFDVATFPTATFKSTSVEVTGPTTGKITGNLTVHGITRPVVLDTTFNAGGVHPMNQKYVVGFSAKGLIKRSDFGVGRYAPNVGDEVTLTISAEFIRQ
- a CDS encoding YceI family protein; protein product: MKRYACVCLMAAALWSNCAAAAEWNVDTGKSRLGFIGSQGGSPFEGKFTRWSAKIDFDPANPASAKVAVEIDMSSAQTGDAQKDQSLPGADWFDAKTFPKARFEASGFKPKGANAFEAPGTLTIRGMGKSVTLPFSLDIKGGLAHAKGRLDLIRTDFGVGQGEWKSGDMVALQVAVVFELEAAAKP
- a CDS encoding cytochrome b, translating into MTSRDRYDGVAMGLHWLMAAAIIVLLVLGFVMIGQRPGSPEQFKLYQLHKSVGVLVFGLAVLRLGWRLGHRPPPLPDTMGKAERLVAHAGHWALYGLMLGLPLAGWVVVSTSPYNIPTVIFGMVGLPHLPLPRDLNTLAKGTHLVGAWVLIATLVGHVTAALRHHFVLRDQVLARMLPRFGREK
- a CDS encoding PAS domain-containing sensor histidine kinase — protein: MLSTPISSDLYQTLLSTMAEGVIVQDSGHRIVYANAAASAILGQSPEDLIGKTCNVEDWDATHSDGTLLLGEDHPAAVALRTRKPAGPMVMGILRRGERVWLRLQAQPIAMEPGHFDAALVTFTEISDLIDSKVRLEEALWSLEQAHAARRSLNERLAEFLGRQLDVSLESQAETEQRFRLAMELGTSVAFTLDLDLRYTWAHSCQIGFGDADLIGKTEYEIFSRETADMLCAIYRSVIETGVSVRRDVQVQSLGMSRLQYFDLIVRRLYDARGETVGLICAAIDITERKQTEMELRLAKEIAEKASASKSRFLAAASHDLSQPMQALQMYCAILADRQPEPGIKAKQCANQLSRQLKALLSMSRLDTGGMTVTRGRINLGELLDQVAAASRPTAEEKGLKLRVIKTALVCESDATLLERLLGNLVSNAVRYTEKGGVVVGCRRHKGRIRIEVWDSGIGIAEENLPLIFEELYQLNNPTRRADEGLGLGLAIVDRIAGILGVTVTVRSVFGRGSVFTAQLPPSHGV